In the genome of Nymphaea colorata isolate Beijing-Zhang1983 chromosome 9, ASM883128v2, whole genome shotgun sequence, one region contains:
- the LOC116261049 gene encoding protein FANTASTIC FOUR 3-like → MTNHTPHFFDLWTSLQHQSQDLNEKQRNCWDSGNQLFPVGGHHQHQRRLFCFSGPTNISLDLCTESLGSETGTHAEDEINSLFHHDQQTPHDASSVPESYDAPVASALACRRSRSFGRHERSKEGLPSFPPPLFSSSHHVHVSSHRENGRLVLRAFTRRTRNYLEAQRIDGRLRLRLLRPMAFPENGYEDEEEEEQDEGEEQEENEQGCQEEDGPEGHELVLTHHQQSRRNSVVLKRQHQAAATYVVNHHHFVSPPPPRWWNDPVTSSSAFFVNNRSRHGIHFPPTTIRSTVAEAEDGEGEEQRRGAAYSRCSPEETESALGMTTLGGGRCTKESRQPPAFLLWEPPFYAVTTS, encoded by the coding sequence ATGACGAATCATACGCCTCATTTCTTCGATCTGTGGACGTCTCTCCAGCACCAAAGCCAAGATCTAAACGAGAAGCAGAGGAACTGCTGGGACAGCGGCAACCAGCTTTTCCCCGTCGGtggccaccaccaacaccagcGGCGGTTGTTTTGCTTCTCTGGCCCCACGAACATAAGCTTGGATTTGTGCACTGAGAGCTTAGGCTCCGAAACAGGAACTCACGCCGAGGACGAAATCAATAGCCTCTTCCACCATGATCAACAGACTCCCCACGACGCCTCCTCTGTTCCGGAGAGCTACGATGCCCCTGTCGCCTCGGCGTTGGCCTGCCGGCGAAGTCGCTCCTTCGGACGCCATGAGAGGTCGAAAGAGGGACTGCCTAGCTTCCCTCCACCCTTGTTCTCCTCCTCCCACCACGTCCACGTCAGTTCCCACAGGGAGAACGGGCGGTTGGTCCTCCGAGCCTTCACTCGCCGTACTCGGAACTACCTCGAAGCCCAGCGAATCGACGGCCGCCTCCGCCTGCGGCTTCTCCGTCCCATGGCGTTCCCGGAAAACGGCTacgaagacgaagaagaagaagagcaagaCGAAGGGGAAGAGCAAGAGGAGAACGAGCAAGGGTGCCAAGAAGAAGATGGGCCAGAAGGCCACGAACTCGTTCTCACGCACCACCAACAATCGAGACGGAACTCCGTGGTGCTGAAACGCCAACATCAAGCAGCGGCTACTTACGTCGTCAACCACCACCATTTCGTCAGCCCGCCTCCTCCGCGATGGTGGAACGATCCTGTAACCTCCTCGTCGGCTTTCTTTGTCAACAACAGGAGCAGGCACGGTATTCATTTTCCGCCTACTACTATACGTTCTACCGTGGCCGAGGCAGAGGACGGCGAAGGGGAGGAGCAGCGGCGAGGTGCCGCTTATAGCCGCTGTTCTCCGGAGGAGACCGAGTCCGCGCTGGGCATGACGACCCTCGGAGGCGGCAGATGTACTAAAGAGTCCCGCCAACCTCCAGCGTTCCTCCTTTGGGAGCCACCATTCTACGCCGTGACTACTTCCTGA